From the genome of Mesorhizobium japonicum MAFF 303099, one region includes:
- the rsgA gene encoding ribosome small subunit-dependent GTPase A, with protein MPLVEAVTASSPSLADLGWSEFFGDQLEASDANLIPTRIAMVHRDRLSGLSQTGQTDLSLAPQATTGDYAVGDWVLVEPHSHLVQRRLTRKTVLERRVQGGRGPQLAAANVDTLFIVTSCNADFNIARLERYLALANEAGTTPVILLTKADTAEDAEAYRKQAAALQRELAVVTLNPRIPGAASALAAWCGAGQTVALIGSSGVGKSTLVNTLAGSAQQSPQQTGAIREHDAKGRHTTTARSLHAIAGGGWVIDTPGMRTLQVSDVGYGIDTLFAEITELAPLCKFRDCTHVHEPGCAVQAALKAGTLDPERLARWRKLSDENQHNTPVQSGPRGAKSPAGRGKRR; from the coding sequence ATGCCTTTGGTCGAAGCCGTGACGGCCTCCTCCCCCTCCCTTGCCGACCTTGGATGGTCGGAGTTTTTCGGCGATCAGCTTGAAGCGAGCGATGCAAACCTCATCCCGACCCGCATTGCCATGGTGCACAGAGACCGGCTGAGCGGCCTGTCCCAGACGGGACAAACCGACCTGTCCCTGGCGCCGCAGGCCACCACCGGCGACTACGCCGTCGGCGACTGGGTGCTGGTCGAGCCGCATAGTCACCTCGTGCAGCGTCGCCTGACCCGCAAGACGGTTCTGGAACGCCGCGTCCAGGGCGGCAGGGGACCACAGCTGGCTGCGGCCAATGTCGACACGCTGTTCATCGTCACGTCCTGCAATGCCGACTTCAACATCGCCCGGCTCGAACGCTATCTGGCGCTGGCCAACGAGGCCGGAACGACGCCTGTGATCCTGTTGACCAAGGCCGATACGGCCGAGGACGCCGAGGCGTACCGGAAGCAAGCTGCCGCGCTGCAGCGCGAATTGGCGGTGGTGACGCTGAACCCGCGCATACCGGGCGCCGCGAGCGCACTCGCCGCCTGGTGCGGCGCGGGGCAGACGGTGGCGCTGATCGGCTCCTCCGGCGTCGGCAAGTCGACACTGGTCAACACGCTGGCCGGATCGGCGCAGCAGTCGCCGCAGCAGACCGGGGCCATCCGCGAACACGACGCCAAGGGGCGCCACACCACCACGGCGCGGTCCCTGCACGCCATTGCCGGTGGCGGCTGGGTGATCGACACGCCGGGCATGCGCACGCTGCAGGTCAGCGATGTCGGCTACGGCATCGATACGCTGTTCGCCGAAATCACCGAGCTGGCACCGCTGTGCAAATTCCGCGACTGCACGCATGTGCATGAACCGGGCTGCGCGGTGCAGGCTGCCTTGAAGGCCGGCACGCTCGATCCGGAGCGCCTTGCCCGCTGGCGCAAACTGTCCGATGAAAACCAGCACAACACGCCGGTGCAGAGCGGGCCGCGAGGAGCCAAGTCACCCGCCGGCCGCGGCAAAAGGCGCTGA
- a CDS encoding sterol desaturase family protein: MQLGLIGYYSDFVVYPLAIALLGVAGLIEAGEESAPDWIGTVLICLGLWTLIEYVLHRFVLHHVPYIRDLHDRHHVDERSPVGTPTWLSLGVHALIALPVWVLSDFATASAVGCGLMLGYLWYISVHHMIHHWHPAHPSYLYTLKRRHAVHHHIDDSANFGVTSLFWDRVFGTARL; encoded by the coding sequence ATGCAACTCGGTCTGATCGGCTACTACAGCGATTTCGTGGTCTATCCGCTGGCGATCGCTCTCTTGGGCGTGGCCGGGCTGATCGAGGCCGGGGAAGAGAGCGCGCCGGACTGGATCGGCACGGTGCTGATCTGTCTCGGCCTGTGGACGTTGATCGAATACGTCCTGCACCGCTTCGTCCTGCATCATGTTCCCTACATCAGGGACCTGCACGACCGTCATCACGTCGACGAGCGCAGTCCGGTGGGCACGCCGACCTGGCTCAGCCTCGGCGTGCATGCGTTGATCGCGCTGCCCGTCTGGGTGCTCTCGGATTTCGCGACCGCCAGCGCGGTCGGCTGCGGGCTGATGCTGGGTTATCTCTGGTACATCAGCGTCCACCACATGATCCACCACTGGCATCCCGCCCATCCCAGCTATCTCTACACGCTCAAGCGCCGCCACGCGGTGCACCATCATATCGACGACAGCGCCAATTTCGGTGTGACGTCGCTGTTCTGGGACCGGGTTTTCGGCACGGCGCGGCTGTGA
- a CDS encoding NUDIX domain-containing protein, with amino-acid sequence MAKRSAGLLIYRRGDGDIRVLLVHPGGPFWARKDEGAWSIPKGLVGEGEDELTAAQRETGEELGITVDGPFARLGDYKQPGGKVVIAWSVEASTEIDVAAIKSNTFTMEWPPRSGSMKEFPEVDRAGWFSLPEAEVKILQGQRPMLSDLAKRLGIG; translated from the coding sequence ATGGCAAAACGCAGTGCGGGCCTGTTGATTTATCGTCGAGGCGATGGGGATATCAGGGTGCTTTTGGTTCATCCCGGCGGCCCGTTCTGGGCAAGGAAGGATGAAGGCGCCTGGTCGATCCCGAAAGGCCTCGTCGGCGAGGGCGAGGACGAACTGACGGCAGCGCAACGCGAGACCGGGGAAGAGCTTGGCATCACGGTCGACGGCCCCTTCGCACGCCTTGGCGACTACAAGCAACCGGGCGGCAAGGTCGTGATCGCCTGGTCCGTGGAGGCCAGCACCGAGATCGATGTCGCCGCCATCAAGAGCAACACCTTCACCATGGAATGGCCGCCGCGATCCGGCTCGATGAAAGAGTTTCCGGAGGTCGACAGGGCCGGCTGGTTCAGCCTGCCCGAGGCCGAGGTAAAAATTCTGCAGGGCCAGCGCCCGATGCTGTCGGATCTGGCGAAGCGGCTGGGGATCGGGTGA
- a CDS encoding Gfo/Idh/MocA family protein, with amino-acid sequence MVYATSDGSAGKRLRVGMVGGGRNAFIGAVHRLAMRLDDQIVLVAGALSSDPENAAASAAEIGIAPERSYADYHAMALAEAARPDGIEAVVIVTPNHLHAPIATAFLEAGIDVICDKPLSTTLRDAEALVTLARAKKRRFVVTLNNTGYAMVRQAREMVMAGELGRIVSVHGAYIQDWLTRPIDAEGQKQAEWRTDPARAGQSAVLADIGVHAFNLASYISSCEAEAVSADLFTAVPGRRLDDNAHVMVRWTDGARGTILASQTSPGHYYDLSVRIYGDKAGLEWSGGRPEELRFSVYGEETRTLVRGGHGSTEESRRVSRMPAAHPEGYIEAFANFYRDAADIIRAHRSGGVVDAARAAQVPDVVDGARGVKFVAAAVASNAAGGAWTAARFAG; translated from the coding sequence ATGGTCTACGCAACATCGGATGGGTCGGCGGGCAAGCGCCTGAGGGTCGGCATGGTCGGCGGCGGCCGCAATGCCTTCATCGGCGCCGTGCATCGGCTGGCCATGCGCCTCGACGACCAGATCGTGCTGGTGGCCGGTGCGCTGTCATCCGACCCGGAGAATGCCGCTGCCTCGGCCGCCGAGATCGGCATCGCGCCGGAGCGCAGCTATGCCGATTATCATGCAATGGCGCTGGCCGAAGCCGCGCGGCCCGATGGCATCGAGGCGGTCGTCATCGTCACGCCCAACCATCTGCACGCGCCGATCGCCACCGCCTTCCTCGAGGCGGGCATCGACGTGATCTGCGACAAGCCGCTGTCGACCACGCTCCGCGACGCCGAAGCGCTGGTGACGCTGGCGCGCGCCAAAAAACGCCGCTTCGTCGTGACGCTCAACAACACCGGCTACGCCATGGTCCGGCAGGCGCGCGAAATGGTGATGGCAGGTGAACTCGGGCGCATCGTCTCGGTGCATGGCGCCTATATCCAGGACTGGCTGACCAGGCCGATCGACGCGGAAGGCCAGAAGCAGGCGGAGTGGCGCACCGACCCGGCCAGGGCCGGGCAGTCGGCGGTGCTGGCCGATATCGGCGTGCATGCCTTCAATCTGGCGAGCTATATTTCGAGTTGCGAGGCCGAGGCGGTGTCGGCGGACCTGTTCACCGCGGTGCCTGGGCGCCGGCTCGACGACAATGCGCATGTCATGGTGCGCTGGACGGATGGAGCGCGCGGCACGATCCTGGCCAGCCAGACCTCGCCCGGCCACTACTATGATCTGTCCGTGCGCATCTATGGCGACAAAGCCGGCCTCGAATGGTCGGGCGGGCGGCCGGAGGAACTGCGTTTTTCCGTCTATGGCGAGGAAACCCGCACGCTGGTGCGCGGCGGCCATGGTTCGACCGAAGAAAGCCGGCGCGTCTCGCGCATGCCGGCGGCGCATCCGGAAGGCTATATCGAGGCCTTCGCCAATTTCTACCGCGACGCCGCCGACATCATCCGCGCGCATCGCTCCGGTGGCGTGGTCGATGCCGCGCGCGCGGCACAGGTGCCGGATGTTGTCGACGGCGCGCGCGGCGTGAAGTTTGTCGCCGCAGCGGTGGCATCGAACGCGGCGGGCGGCGCATGGACGGCGGCGCGGTTTGCAGGGTGA
- a CDS encoding MurR/RpiR family transcriptional regulator: MSGAGKSSGRSLADEAATRKRGRSLAALGYTQPQTYEELRAVLSSGTVHFPKRLRQVAIFMWQHPSDVALGTIAQVAAQAGVQPSTLVRFAQIFGYSGFSDFQGLFKEHVKGSWPEGRGEPRTEVEPNAAMHFLHGMVGASQASLGRIETGFDVESFEKMVTLLAAAELIYVIGSKRAFPVTAYLSLTLSQQGVRNVLVDNVGSSALDQVGCIGSRDAVLAVSFSPYNSITPDLVAVAHERKARIVTITDSTFSPLIALSDSWLEVVESDFAGFRSLAASLAVGMALVQGVAAKRGA; encoded by the coding sequence ATGAGTGGGGCAGGCAAATCTTCGGGACGATCTCTTGCCGACGAGGCGGCGACGCGCAAGCGCGGGCGCTCTCTTGCCGCGTTGGGCTATACCCAGCCGCAGACCTATGAGGAATTGCGCGCCGTGCTCTCCTCCGGCACCGTGCATTTTCCCAAGCGGCTGCGCCAGGTGGCGATCTTCATGTGGCAGCATCCCAGCGATGTCGCGCTCGGCACCATCGCGCAGGTGGCCGCGCAGGCGGGCGTGCAGCCCTCGACGCTGGTGCGCTTTGCCCAGATCTTCGGCTATTCCGGCTTTTCCGATTTCCAGGGCCTGTTCAAGGAGCATGTCAAGGGTTCATGGCCGGAAGGGCGCGGCGAGCCGCGCACCGAGGTCGAACCCAATGCCGCCATGCATTTCCTGCACGGCATGGTCGGCGCCTCGCAGGCCTCGCTTGGCCGCATCGAGACCGGCTTCGACGTCGAGAGCTTCGAAAAGATGGTGACGCTGCTGGCGGCCGCCGAACTGATCTATGTCATCGGCTCCAAGCGCGCCTTTCCGGTCACCGCGTATTTGTCGCTGACGCTGTCCCAGCAAGGCGTGCGCAACGTGCTGGTCGACAATGTCGGCTCCTCGGCGCTCGACCAGGTCGGCTGCATCGGCAGCCGGGATGCGGTGCTGGCCGTCTCCTTCAGCCCCTACAATTCGATCACGCCCGACCTGGTCGCGGTGGCGCATGAGCGCAAGGCCCGCATCGTCACCATCACCGACAGCACGTTCAGCCCGCTGATCGCTTTGTCGGACAGCTGGCTGGAAGTGGTGGAATCCGACTTCGCCGGCTTCCGCTCGCTGGCGGCATCGCTGGCGGTGGGCATGGCGCTGGTCCAAGGCGTCGCGGCAAAACGCGGCGCATGA
- a CDS encoding SDR family oxidoreductase, which produces MELHLQGKVVLVTGATQGIGRAIAEALARAGAGGLLITGRDRKRGDAVAAELSAIGTPTIFVAADLGDTQTPALLAQACIERFGRIDGLVNAAGLTDRASFLDAGLDDWAALFAVNARAPFFLMQAAIADMRKRGEPGAIVNILSINAHCGSPELAVYSATKGALATLTKNAANAHRFDRIRVNGINVGWTDTPAERVMQSKTLGHGPGWLDAANAAQPFGRLLKPDDIANLSVFLLSDAAGPMTGAVIDQEQSVIGANR; this is translated from the coding sequence ATGGAGCTTCATCTCCAAGGCAAGGTCGTGCTGGTCACCGGCGCGACGCAAGGCATCGGCCGCGCCATTGCCGAGGCGCTCGCGCGGGCCGGCGCCGGCGGGCTGCTGATCACCGGACGCGACCGCAAACGCGGCGACGCCGTGGCGGCGGAATTGTCGGCCATCGGCACGCCGACTATCTTCGTCGCCGCCGACCTTGGAGACACGCAGACCCCAGCCTTGCTGGCGCAGGCCTGCATTGAGCGCTTCGGCCGCATCGACGGCCTCGTCAACGCCGCCGGCCTGACCGACCGCGCCTCCTTCCTCGATGCCGGCCTCGACGACTGGGCCGCGCTGTTCGCCGTCAATGCGCGCGCGCCGTTCTTCCTGATGCAGGCGGCGATTGCCGACATGAGGAAGCGCGGGGAGCCCGGCGCGATTGTCAACATCCTGTCGATCAACGCCCATTGCGGCTCCCCCGAACTCGCCGTCTATTCCGCCACCAAGGGTGCGCTGGCGACGCTGACCAAGAACGCCGCCAACGCCCACCGTTTCGACCGCATCCGCGTCAACGGCATCAATGTCGGCTGGACCGACACGCCGGCCGAACGCGTGATGCAGTCTAAGACATTGGGTCACGGCCCGGGCTGGCTCGACGCCGCCAATGCCGCGCAGCCTTTCGGCAGATTGCTCAAGCCGGACGACATCGCCAACCTGTCCGTCTTCCTGCTTTCCGACGCGGCCGGGCCGATGACCGGCGCTGTGATCGACCAGGAGCAGTCGGTGATCGGGGCGAACCGGTGA
- a CDS encoding mannitol dehydrogenase family protein: MNAASTAPETLGPALLDQLPAAVRTPGYDRTTLAPGMAHLGVGAFHRCHQAEYTDDLLARQFDRWGVVGINIRPPTLADTLGRQSGLYTRLIRENSHIEARIIGSIVKVVDSQASAGPALTVLSSRDIELVTMTVTEKGYCHIPSSGALDLGHPDIVHDLANPHAPRSVPGILARALELRRATHGRPLTLLSCDNIPANGVILETVVRSFAERRGNGLAEWIAANAAFPSAMVDRIAPAVTQHDLDSVEQWFGYRDAAVAVGEPFRQWVIEQKFAGRVPRWDLVGATFVDDVTPFEHLKMRVLNGTQTTLATLGVLAGLEHTSDAIADPLLSAFTRRMLVEETLPTLMPVPGMDPSAYVEQSLGRLKNTAIRHRNHQIATDGSQKIVQRLLNPIRDRLRLGQTIGLLSVPVAGWMAYLIQASDRFGKRWPVSDPYAGKVAEIADATGRDAPALASAILAIDTIFDPGLAANAAFRAAVTSALGELLSDDPMAAVRHGLEQDEVARLKRSKQ; the protein is encoded by the coding sequence GTGAACGCGGCTTCGACAGCGCCGGAAACACTCGGTCCAGCCTTGCTGGACCAGCTTCCGGCCGCTGTCCGGACGCCTGGATATGACCGGACAACCCTTGCGCCAGGCATGGCGCATCTCGGCGTCGGCGCGTTCCACCGCTGCCATCAAGCCGAATACACCGATGATTTGCTGGCGCGCCAGTTCGACCGCTGGGGCGTTGTCGGCATCAACATCCGTCCGCCCACCCTTGCCGACACGCTCGGCCGGCAGAGCGGGCTCTACACAAGGCTGATCCGCGAAAACAGCCATATCGAGGCCCGCATCATCGGCAGCATCGTGAAGGTGGTGGACAGCCAGGCAAGTGCCGGGCCGGCACTCACGGTGCTGTCCTCACGCGATATCGAACTGGTGACGATGACGGTGACGGAGAAAGGCTATTGCCACATCCCGTCGAGCGGCGCGCTCGATCTCGGCCATCCCGACATTGTCCATGATCTCGCCAACCCTCATGCGCCGCGCAGCGTGCCCGGCATCCTCGCGCGGGCGCTGGAACTGCGCCGGGCCACGCATGGCCGGCCATTGACGCTGCTCTCCTGCGACAACATCCCGGCCAACGGCGTCATCCTGGAAACTGTCGTGCGGAGCTTTGCCGAGCGGCGCGGCAATGGCTTGGCCGAATGGATCGCCGCCAATGCCGCCTTCCCGTCGGCCATGGTCGACCGCATCGCGCCGGCGGTGACGCAGCACGATCTGGACAGCGTCGAGCAATGGTTCGGCTACCGCGACGCCGCCGTCGCCGTCGGCGAGCCGTTCCGGCAATGGGTGATCGAGCAGAAATTCGCCGGCCGCGTGCCGCGCTGGGACCTGGTCGGCGCGACCTTTGTCGACGATGTCACGCCGTTCGAGCATCTCAAGATGCGGGTGCTGAACGGCACCCAGACGACGCTCGCCACGCTCGGCGTGCTGGCCGGGCTGGAGCATACATCGGATGCCATCGCCGACCCGCTGCTATCGGCCTTCACCAGGCGCATGCTGGTCGAGGAAACGCTGCCGACGCTGATGCCGGTGCCCGGCATGGACCCATCGGCCTATGTCGAGCAGAGCCTCGGCCGGCTTAAGAACACGGCGATCCGCCACCGCAACCACCAGATCGCCACCGACGGCTCGCAGAAGATCGTGCAGCGCCTGCTCAACCCGATCCGCGACCGCTTGCGGCTGGGCCAGACCATCGGCCTGCTGTCGGTGCCGGTCGCCGGCTGGATGGCCTATCTCATCCAGGCCTCGGACCGCTTCGGCAAACGCTGGCCGGTCTCCGATCCCTATGCGGGCAAAGTCGCCGAGATCGCCGACGCAACCGGGCGCGATGCGCCGGCTTTGGCCTCGGCCATCCTTGCCATCGACACGATCTTCGACCCCGGCCTTGCCGCGAACGCTGCGTTTCGCGCGGCCGTGACTTCGGCGCTGGGCGAGCTGCTTTCGGACGATCCGATGGCGGCTGTCCGGCACGGTCTCGAACAAGATGAGGTCGCAAGGTTGAAACGATCCAAACAATAG
- a CDS encoding sugar phosphate isomerase/epimerase family protein yields MKLGLLTAPFAETPLADVAAWASSAGFEALEIACWPKTSGATRRYAGTSHIDAASTSPAQAKEITASLAEKHLTISGLGYYPNPLHPDAAHREAVIGHLKKVIELAANMGVPVVNTFCGGDASKTVDVNWQDALKVWPEIVAFARGHGIKLAFENCPMIFSYDEWPGGHNIAYSPQVWRRILETWGGDIGMNFDPSHLVWQMIDQARFIREFGPYMLHVHAKDLMIDHDGLYERGILSAGIGWQVPRMPGLGDVDWSGFFSGLYRAGYDGSVIIEHEDRRFEGSDEQVKRGFLLARDVLRPYVK; encoded by the coding sequence ATGAAACTTGGACTGCTCACCGCACCCTTCGCGGAGACGCCGCTTGCCGATGTCGCCGCCTGGGCCAGCTCTGCCGGCTTCGAGGCGCTGGAAATCGCCTGCTGGCCGAAAACCTCCGGCGCGACCCGCCGCTATGCCGGCACCAGCCATATCGATGCCGCTTCCACCTCTCCCGCGCAGGCGAAAGAAATCACCGCCTCGCTCGCGGAAAAGCACCTGACCATCTCCGGCCTCGGCTACTATCCCAACCCGCTGCACCCCGATGCCGCGCACCGCGAGGCGGTCATCGGCCACCTGAAGAAGGTGATTGAGCTCGCCGCCAATATGGGCGTGCCCGTGGTCAACACCTTCTGCGGCGGCGATGCCTCGAAAACCGTCGACGTCAACTGGCAGGACGCGCTGAAAGTCTGGCCCGAAATCGTCGCTTTTGCGCGCGGCCACGGCATCAAGCTTGCCTTCGAGAACTGCCCGATGATCTTCAGCTATGACGAATGGCCGGGCGGGCACAACATCGCCTATTCGCCGCAGGTCTGGCGCCGCATCCTGGAGACCTGGGGCGGCGACATCGGCATGAATTTCGACCCCTCGCATCTGGTCTGGCAGATGATCGACCAGGCCCGCTTCATCAGGGAGTTCGGCCCCTACATGCTGCATGTCCACGCCAAGGATTTGATGATTGATCATGATGGTTTGTACGAGCGCGGAATCCTCTCGGCCGGGATAGGCTGGCAGGTGCCGCGCATGCCGGGGCTGGGCGATGTCGACTGGAGCGGCTTCTTCTCCGGCCTCTACCGCGCCGGCTATGACGGATCGGTCATCATCGAACACGAGGACAGGCGGTTTGAAGGCAGCGACGAGCAGGTGAAGCGCGGCTTTCTGCTCGCCCGCGACGTTCTGCGGCCCTACGTCAAGTGA
- a CDS encoding ABC transporter substrate-binding protein encodes MKKILTMVPLLAGAALLASVGVSSAAGKYTIGISNTVQGNGWREEMVCAMKAQALASGEVAKLNIAHRNTDAAGQLEDIRNLISAKVDAIVVNPADPAGIKAGLEEATKAGIVVVAVDQAVTEPSAYIISNNQEEYAYLGAKWLFQQMGGKGEVFYMRGAAGASADSDRDKGFKKALAEFPDVKVAQEVFTGWQQDQAKQQILSFLSTGTPINGIWTSGIDNVIVDALVESQAPLVPIVGADNAGFVGQLSSVKGLVGAAVTNPGSIGGAGVTLALQILDGKKPAQQTVLVQPQLWENATEEGKAKLKAAADPSLSPEWPVSISIPDWTTYTKDQIVACKGPGE; translated from the coding sequence ATGAAGAAAATCCTGACCATGGTCCCGCTGCTGGCGGGTGCTGCCTTGCTGGCCTCGGTGGGCGTCTCGTCGGCCGCCGGCAAATACACGATCGGCATTTCCAATACCGTCCAGGGCAATGGCTGGCGCGAGGAGATGGTGTGCGCCATGAAGGCGCAGGCGCTGGCCTCCGGCGAAGTGGCAAAGCTCAACATCGCCCACCGCAACACCGACGCCGCCGGCCAGTTGGAAGACATCCGCAACCTGATCAGCGCCAAGGTCGACGCCATCGTCGTCAACCCGGCCGATCCGGCCGGCATCAAGGCGGGCCTGGAAGAAGCCACCAAGGCCGGCATCGTCGTCGTCGCCGTCGACCAGGCGGTCACCGAGCCGTCGGCCTACATCATCTCCAACAACCAGGAGGAATATGCCTATCTCGGCGCCAAATGGCTGTTCCAGCAGATGGGCGGCAAGGGCGAGGTGTTTTACATGCGCGGCGCCGCCGGTGCTTCTGCCGACAGCGATCGCGACAAAGGCTTCAAGAAGGCGCTGGCCGAATTTCCCGACGTGAAAGTGGCGCAGGAAGTCTTCACCGGCTGGCAGCAGGACCAGGCCAAGCAGCAGATCCTCTCCTTCCTGTCGACGGGAACGCCGATCAACGGCATCTGGACGTCTGGCATCGACAACGTCATCGTCGACGCGCTGGTGGAATCGCAGGCGCCGCTGGTGCCGATCGTCGGTGCCGACAATGCCGGCTTCGTCGGCCAGCTGAGCTCGGTCAAGGGCCTCGTCGGTGCCGCCGTCACCAACCCCGGCTCGATCGGCGGCGCGGGCGTCACGCTCGCCCTGCAGATCCTCGACGGCAAGAAGCCGGCGCAGCAGACCGTGCTGGTGCAGCCGCAGCTCTGGGAAAACGCCACCGAGGAGGGCAAGGCCAAGCTGAAGGCCGCCGCCGACCCCTCGCTCAGCCCCGAATGGCCGGTCTCGATCTCGATCCCGGACTGGACGACGTACACGAAGGACCAGATCGTCGCCTGCAAGGGGCCGGGCGAGTAA
- a CDS encoding sugar ABC transporter ATP-binding protein, whose translation MTTSPLLDASGVAKNYGAVAALRNASLSVLPGEVHALMGANGAGKSTLVKILTGAISANAGRILIRGEARDIRSPAAARRAGLLPVYQEPSLIPDLDVLSNLRLTGTPVEPFRAWVRELGIADLDLRDTARDIPLAVLRVLDLARALAVEPDVLLLDEMTAALPANLAEKVLEVVRRQGDSGRAVIFISHRFVEISALCDRATVLRDGETVGVVDIVPGVEEKIVELMLGTRIVKTHVAARSAAEKAVSAPPRPRLSVHNLRVGAKLNDVSFDLRDGEVAGVVALEGQGQDELFAALAGSIRPSGGTIEVDGSPVKFSHPIDAIRAGIAYVPGDRSEALAMQRSVRENIALPFSAALRNWGPIPMRRERAKVLSAIERLQIDTRAQGEVQRLSGGNQQKVTIARWIAADARTILCFDPTRGIDVGTKQEIYKLLRELAGHGKSVLFYTSELEEVQRVCDRVIVIFGGRLVDIFPVEEADEPALMRAAYGLPRGAKADIGILADPQSPSSGTKP comes from the coding sequence TTGACCACCAGCCCCCTCCTCGACGCCTCCGGTGTCGCCAAGAATTACGGCGCGGTTGCCGCGCTTCGCAACGCGTCGCTCTCCGTCCTGCCGGGCGAAGTGCATGCGCTGATGGGCGCCAATGGCGCCGGCAAGTCGACGCTGGTGAAGATCCTGACCGGGGCGATATCAGCCAATGCCGGGCGCATCCTGATCCGGGGCGAGGCGCGCGACATACGCTCGCCCGCCGCCGCACGCCGCGCTGGCCTGCTGCCGGTCTACCAGGAGCCGTCGCTGATCCCCGATCTCGACGTGCTGTCCAATCTGCGGCTGACCGGCACGCCGGTCGAGCCGTTCCGCGCCTGGGTGCGCGAGCTCGGCATTGCCGACCTCGACCTGCGCGACACCGCGCGCGACATTCCGCTCGCCGTGTTGCGCGTGCTCGACCTCGCCCGCGCTCTGGCCGTCGAGCCCGACGTGCTGCTGCTCGACGAGATGACGGCGGCGCTTCCCGCCAACCTCGCCGAAAAGGTGCTGGAAGTGGTGCGCCGCCAGGGCGATTCGGGGCGCGCCGTGATCTTCATCTCGCACCGCTTCGTCGAGATCTCGGCGCTTTGCGACCGCGCCACCGTGCTGCGCGACGGCGAGACCGTCGGCGTCGTCGACATCGTGCCCGGCGTCGAGGAAAAGATCGTCGAGCTGATGCTCGGCACACGCATCGTGAAAACCCATGTCGCGGCGCGCAGCGCCGCCGAGAAGGCGGTATCAGCCCCTCCCCGGCCGCGGCTTTCCGTGCACAATCTGCGGGTCGGCGCCAAGCTCAACGACGTCTCCTTCGATCTCAGGGATGGCGAGGTCGCCGGCGTCGTGGCGCTCGAAGGCCAGGGTCAGGATGAATTGTTCGCAGCCCTTGCCGGCTCGATCCGGCCCTCGGGCGGCACGATCGAGGTCGATGGCAGCCCAGTGAAGTTTTCGCACCCGATCGACGCCATCAGAGCCGGGATCGCTTATGTGCCGGGCGACCGGTCCGAGGCGCTCGCCATGCAGCGCTCGGTGCGTGAAAACATCGCGCTGCCCTTTAGTGCGGCGCTGCGCAACTGGGGACCGATCCCCATGCGCCGCGAGCGCGCCAAGGTGCTGAGCGCCATCGAGCGCCTGCAGATCGACACACGCGCGCAAGGCGAGGTGCAGCGCCTGTCCGGCGGCAACCAGCAGAAGGTGACCATCGCCCGCTGGATCGCGGCGGATGCCCGCACCATCCTGTGCTTCGACCCGACGCGCGGCATCGATGTCGGCACCAAGCAGGAGATCTATAAATTGCTGCGCGAGCTCGCCGGCCACGGCAAGTCGGTGCTGTTCTACACCTCGGAACTGGAAGAGGTGCAGCGCGTCTGCGACCGCGTCATCGTCATCTTCGGCGGCCGCCTGGTCGATATTTTTCCGGTCGAGGAGGCCGACGAGCCGGCGCTGATGCGCGCCGCCTACGGCCTGCCGCGCGGCGCCAAGGCCGATATCGGCATATTGGCCGATCCCCAGTCCCCGTCTTCGGGGACGAAGCCATGA